One stretch of Oceanipulchritudo coccoides DNA includes these proteins:
- the pduL gene encoding phosphate propanoyltransferase: MNRAHIEQLVRDSLRRQVGGMGRSRISGPNPLVVNISARHCHLSQSAVETLFGKGHQLTPKKWLYQEGQYAAEESVTLIGPRSRVISNLRILGPCRDFNQVELAYTDAISLGFDIPTRNSGDIKGTPGCMLMGPAGFLKMQEGVIRAAPHVHMAPEDAAFYGVENKSFMKLKIGGALGVTFDRIFVRVDPSFKLEVHIDTDEGNSCGFGPDVPCELVR; the protein is encoded by the coding sequence ATGAACCGAGCTCATATTGAGCAGCTTGTCCGGGACAGTTTGCGCCGTCAAGTAGGGGGCATGGGCCGGTCAAGAATCTCCGGCCCGAATCCCCTGGTGGTGAACATCAGCGCCCGGCATTGCCACCTCAGCCAGTCTGCGGTGGAAACCCTGTTTGGCAAAGGACACCAGTTGACCCCGAAGAAGTGGTTGTATCAGGAAGGGCAATACGCAGCCGAGGAATCCGTGACCCTTATCGGACCCCGCAGCCGTGTCATTTCGAATCTGCGCATCCTTGGTCCCTGCCGTGATTTCAACCAGGTGGAGCTGGCTTATACCGATGCCATTTCGCTCGGCTTTGACATTCCTACCCGCAACTCCGGTGACATCAAGGGAACACCCGGATGCATGCTGATGGGCCCGGCTGGGTTTCTCAAGATGCAGGAGGGCGTCATCCGTGCTGCTCCCCACGTCCACATGGCGCCTGAGGACGCGGCCTTTTACGGGGTGGAGAACAAGTCTTTCATGAAACTGAAAATCGGGGGGGCGCTTGGCGTGACCTTCGACCGCATTTTCGTGCGAGTGGATCCTTCCTTCAAGCTGGAGGTACACATCGATACGGATGAGGGGAACAGCTGTGGCTTCGGTCCGGATGTCCCCTGTGAGCTGGTCCGCTAA